The following are encoded in a window of Fusarium oxysporum f. sp. lycopersici 4287 chromosome 5, whole genome shotgun sequence genomic DNA:
- a CDS encoding hypothetical protein (At least one base has a quality score < 10), protein MSFHPQTPQSPSQFSSGTSEPVLSVTTSMTSTATPTTLPTPAHSVTGSAHHDLAMTDDSPHKRKRSVDDSGDREQKKVHTEESKLGIEDLHLDVGKKYLLCQTPHPESLPRVSEDLYDMFNLSGLAAEVAREKPNGEKNALRSSYTGHMKNLGIAGNWKVRVTDKDSNTEKPDFFDILHMPDEDWDNTIVKGQNIKHGLSQASLSALGRAVTMAKGPIGKKDWDISRLGLQSPGLDSKQTSSARPTAPNTPLNVPGAVGRLKAQGPSANDPNRPKRNVKKRTYGDSSFEGYGEGYPDDDTAVEGGYSTGEGEGGQKRRKKNPGNTSPYPSAMRQQSYGPGMVGA, encoded by the coding sequence ATGTCGTTCCATCCTCAGACTCCCCAGAGCCCATCGCAATTCTCCTCCGGGACCTCGGAGCCCGTGTTAAGCGTGACAACCTCAATGACCTCCACAGCCACGCCAACCACCTTGCCGACTCCCGCCCACAGCGTCACTGGAAGCGCCCATCACGACCTTGCAATGACCGACGACTCTCCCCACAAGCGGAAGCGCTCTGTGGATGACAGCGGCGACCGcgagcagaagaaggttcACACCGAGGAAAGCAAGCTGGGCATTGAGGACCTGCATCTCGATGTGGGGAAGAAATACCTTCTTTGCCAGACTCCTCATCCAGAATCATTACCGCGCGTCTCGGAAGATCTTTATGACATGTTCAACCTCAGTGGGCTCGCCGCCGAAGTAGCCCGGGAGAAGCCAAACGGAGAAAAGAACGCATTACGTTCATCTTACACAGGCCATATGAAGAACTTAGGTATTGCTGGCAACTGGAAAGTGCGAGTAACAGACAAGGACTCTAACACCGAGAAACCTGACTTTTTCGACATCCTGCACATGCCCGATGAGGATTGGGACAACACGATAGTTAAGGGTCAAAACATCAAACACGGGCTATCACAAGCAAGTCTCTCCGCCCTCGGACGAGCAGTCACCATGGCCAAGGGACCTATAGGCAAGAAGGACTGGGACATCTCAAGATTAGGACTTCAGTCACCCGGCCTGGATTCAAAGCAAACTTCATCGGCGAGACCCACCGCTCCCAACACTCCGCTCAACGTACCTGGCGCAGTAGGACGACTAAAGGCTCAGGGGCCCTCAGCAAACGATCCCAACCGACCAAAGCGTAACGTGAAGAAGCGAACATATGGTGATAGCAGTTTCGAGGGCTATGGTGAAGGTTACCCTGACGATGACACAGCCGTGGAAGGAGGCTACTCAACGGGAGAGGGAGAAGGCGGCCAGAAGCGACGCAAGAAGAACCCGGGAAACACCTCGCCATACCCGAGTGCTATGCGCCAGCAAAGCTACGGCCCTGGCATGGTGGGCGCATGA